A genomic region of Candidatus Hinthialibacter antarcticus contains the following coding sequences:
- a CDS encoding prepilin-type N-terminal cleavage/methylation domain-containing protein — translation MMLKRNAGKGFTLIELLIVVAIIGILAAIAVPNFLNAQLRAKVSRAQSDLRSLGTAIQMYGLDNNVFPGGEGLWASGMPWWVKHTYRYHQLTTPISYMASVPIDPFQTNNPQKLNSDLGPIWDGGYVYDEARRPGGGKETMELYGANFQFAARSPGPALNWASNLSHGNQVIYYATSNGLISDGIMAYLGPGGTLY, via the coding sequence ATGATGTTGAAACGAAATGCGGGCAAAGGCTTTACCCTGATTGAGTTGCTGATCGTCGTTGCGATTATTGGGATTTTGGCGGCGATTGCCGTTCCTAATTTTTTGAATGCGCAACTGCGGGCGAAGGTGTCCCGGGCGCAATCTGACTTGCGCTCGTTGGGGACGGCGATTCAAATGTACGGCCTCGACAATAATGTGTTTCCCGGCGGCGAGGGTCTGTGGGCGTCGGGGATGCCGTGGTGGGTGAAACACACCTATCGCTATCATCAATTGACCACGCCGATTTCGTATATGGCGTCCGTCCCGATTGATCCCTTCCAAACCAATAACCCGCAAAAATTGAATTCAGACTTAGGGCCGATTTGGGACGGCGGCTACGTTTATGACGAAGCGCGGCGCCCCGGCGGCGGAAAAGAGACCATGGAACTCTATGGGGCGAATTTTCAATTTGCGGCGCGCAGCCCCGGGCCTGCGTTGAACTGGGCGTCAAACCTTTCGCATGGAAACCAGGTCATTTATTACGCGACGTCAAACGGGCTCATCAGCGACGGTATCATGGCCTATCTCGGCCCTGGCGGCACCTTGTATTGA